The DNA window TTAATTTAGCAAACTAcgctatttgtgtttttcaacaaaaaaaaggaacataaaTTCACACTAAGCTATAgctaagctagcattagcgctgtaaacaagatgataTTAGCCACGACTGCTAACTTATTTGTAGTGGAATGTTACTTTCAGATTAAATGTTCTCAgtttcaagttttatttttggaatttaCAATCCATTCAAACAAAtccaaaagaggtgataaatgTTGCTTCCCTTCCCTCTGCTTCTGTTTTTCGCCATTCTGACGAAATGATCAAATGAGTTGCACAACAACACACTCCAGGAGCGTAATTGGCTTACGCAGCGGTTGTGATGTCACCGACCTATTTTCATGCTTGTCGGAGTGCAGCGAGGGGTCGGCGGCAGGCTGCGCAGTGCGCACAATTGTAGCAAATGCGAAAAGAAGGCCCCCTTGTTATCTCCGGACGAGGAGAATGAGCCCACGGGACAGCACTACAGTCCACTGGTCCCTgtcctgctgctcctccgctCAACGTGGGCCCGGTCGCATAAGACGCTTTCAGGAGCTAAACAACGGGCATGAAGAAAAGGGCACCGTCCCCCTCGTTTATGCACATTGGAGCTTTTCAGGGAAAAGCCGTGCGTGGGCACTTTATCGCTAATGCCTCGCTAACTTCCAGAGACACTTGTGGGACTTCAATCGTTGGATTAGCCTTCCTTCTCGTGCACTTCAGACCAGGAGGAGGCCACAGAAATGCGAGGGGCGAAAAAAGCCCTGCGCGTGAGAGAATGCGCAAAGTGCTCGTCTGTGGGctgatttagctttttttttttctattggccATTGAGCAACGGCTGAACCAgcaggtcaaatgtgtctttaCTGCTCGAATAAAGAAAGGAAACGTGAAGCGCGAGAAGAAGTCAGGGAGGGGGCGGCTTTATAGGACAATGCAgcgtttttgtcttcttttccaaGGCAAGAGCATCAAATAAATCAGGTTACCAATGGCGACAACATCGGTAGGCCCCGGACTGTCCGCaacgcctcctcctcttcgtcctccGTTCCGTGGAAAAGAGACATcgaataggggggggggggggggggggtgcagggCAACAACGAGGCATTTCTTGTCAGAGGTGAAGTCGAAAGCGAGACAAAAGGTCAGCACAACGAGCTGGGAATATCTTCGCAAGCCACTGATCCCCAACCCGTTTGCCGTGTGAGACGTCTCCGTGAAAGGAAAATACATACAGAGCGAAGAGGCCCTGTGGACAACCCTGGCAAAATTTGAAAAGATTccccaacagaaaaaaaaaaaaaaaataaagagtatAAAGTACATCAAATACATCTACAAACAGGATAATAGCGACTTCGTCCGACATCTTCCTCGATTTTCCGTACCGCGTATCATCAAATAAAAGACTGtatatccacttaaagcctccggtAGCTGGAACACGTCCCACCGGATCCACGCGGCGACAACGAGGCCCTCTCAAGCAGCCGCATCAGCGCGAAGCCCCCGCCCGCATGCCGGCTGTCAAGTCAGActtcagaaaatacaaaatgaatatcAATCCGCCTGCTCGCTCGTCCGTCCGTCCGGCTTCGTCTACCgaaagggaagatgtatttttggggtgtaTGAATTCCCAAATTGCCTTTAAATGGTCTTTCAATGGTTCAAATATCTATTTACTAGAAATAATATGTCTCTGTTCAGCTGTCGATGCCAGCTACATAGAATGACTGGTAGAACACCcgttagatggcagaaggtacaagtAAGCCGCGTTGCCATTCATCCAACATCGTGATCCACGAAGCAGGCCAACATTTCACACTGATGAAGTCAactgagatcatcattatttcggCGGGTAAACAGATGcatttttgtttgcaaaatatgttGCCTTGGCTCCCAAGAAAGGCTGAAATGGCCTCTGAACATCTTTTCTCCTCCAGTTTTCCAGCCCCTCATTAGAATATCGCCGTCGGAGATATGCTGTAAATCTGCTGCGAGCTGTTTATCGTCTGCGCGGGGGGCCCTCGATCTGGGTCACTACACATTTTACACACTCACggagggtggggagggggggtggggggcaaactatggcaaaaaaacaaaccctctGAAATGCCTCACGAGCATGAGAACGTCTGCGCGGGCGGAAAGGAAGCCGTGGAGGCAACCTGTTGCTTTGCCTGGAAGTGGAGGGAACATTTCCCGGCAGCCACTCCACGCATGGCAACAACGCACACCCACATCTTGCATGCCCATCCCCAAGAAGACCCCGccgagcacacacacatactcacacgCGAGTGCTTTCTGCGTTGCGCTTGCACCCGCTTGCAGGACTTTGAGCACATTCTGGAGAAGAGGCCTCGTTTCTTTTTGGGAAGGACAAATGGCCAATTCCGGTATTCAACTTTTGGGATTCTTCATGTCGCTGACTGGCATCGTGGGCCTGATCATCGGGACCGTTCTGCCCCAGTGGAAGATGTCCGCCTATATCGGGGACAACATCATCACGGCCGTGGCCATGTACCAGGGATTGTGGATGTCGTGCGCCTTCCAGAGTACGGGACAGCTCCAGTGCAAGATCTACGATTCCATCCTGCAGCTTGACAGTAAGCActaagttgttttgttttctgttactTGTTctgaaacaaatacttgaaGGCCCAGTCACCGGTGCGGTTTATCTTTGCAAATCGGACACGCAGCATCTGAAAGGTCTGGCCGGGAGGGGCTCTCAAAGCTGGATTTTTAGAACTTTCGACACGCCGCCGATCTGATCGATACACACAGCCGGGCgctcaaagaaaagaaaagcatgcAGGTGCCTTCCGCACTTCTTCTTGAGCAGACCAATCAAACCAACTTGTACTTTTTACTATAAgtattatatatttatgatCAAAACACATCGAAAACTAACTCGAAGCATAATGATACAAATATAGTTCGACGAATCGCTCTCTGACAGAAACCTTCGACGGAAGCTGGTACAGGCACACGAAGCGCTTCCCCACTTCCAGAAGGTTCCGCCGGGCCTTCTCAAACAATAGCGGCCCCGCAACGGCGCCGGGAGGCCGATGTCCGCGCGGGCCGGGCCGGACCGGCGCAGACTGGTTCGAGGTGGACAGAGACAAAGGAAGGGTCGCCGTGTGATGTTTGAAAGgaggcggagggggggggggggaggggcgcTGACGGATGAGGAGCGGACAGTCGGATTTCAAAATGTGGCGCCACGCCATTGGGGGCGACCTGACTGGCATTCAACCTCGCTGAGCATGCACATAACAAAGAAAAGCAGCTTTTGTGCGGTGGCAATTCTAGAAGTTGATTGGTTGAGCGCCTCCTCATCATAACGCAATTGGATCCTCTCCAGGTTCCCTTCAGGCCACCCGGGCACTGATGATCGTGGGCATCATCGTGTCCGTGGCGGGCCTGGGCGTGGCCTGCGTGGGCATGAAGTGCACCACCTGCGGAGGGAGCGACAAGCTCCGCAAGGCCCGCGTGGCCATGACGGGCGGCATCATCCTGTTAGTGGGAGGTGAGTTTGAAGCCTCTAGTCACACTGCACAGGCggcaaaagtcaaaacaaagacAGACTCCAAGCCAACACACGAGCAAACTGCGACTCAAAGATTCCTTCCATCGGTTGCCTCCTTTTAGGGCTGTGCGCCATCGTGGCTTGCTCCTGGTTCGCTCACAACGTCATCCGGGCCTTCTACAACCCCTACACTCCTGTCAACACCAAGTAAGCTTTGCTTTCGTTGGCTTGTTTTTAAACTTCAAGCTTGTTTTTCATACCATACCGCTTGATGGCGCAGGTTTGAGTT is part of the Phyllopteryx taeniolatus isolate TA_2022b chromosome 23, UOR_Ptae_1.2, whole genome shotgun sequence genome and encodes:
- the cldn7a gene encoding LOW QUALITY PROTEIN: claudin-7-A (The sequence of the model RefSeq protein was modified relative to this genomic sequence to represent the inferred CDS: inserted 2 bases in 1 codon), encoding MPHEHENVCAGGKEAVEATCCFAWKWREHFPAATPRMATTHTHILHAHPQEDPAEXTHTYSHASAFCVALAPACRTLSTFWRRGLVSFWEGQMANSGIQLLGFFMSLTGIVGLIIGTVLPQWKMSAYIGDNIITAVAMYQGLWMSCAFQSTGQLQCKIYDSILQLDSSLQATRALMIVGIIVSVAGLGVACVGMKCTTCGGSDKLRKARVAMTGGIILLVGGLCAIVACSWFAHNVIRAFYNPYTPVNTKFEFGAAIFIAWGGSLLVVLGGATLAASCPRKKQVSKYPSVASSRSGPASSNKEYV